One Scomber scombrus chromosome 1, fScoSco1.1, whole genome shotgun sequence DNA segment encodes these proteins:
- the c1h16orf87 gene encoding UPF0547 protein C16orf87 homolog — protein MSANKTKKVKMATKSCPECDQQIPVACKSCPCGYVFISRKLLNAKINERSSPTIADKLDSKRRRTERIRRDRIDSPLSSDMENRRRSRANSQSDPIRRGRGRPKTVGLKKQEEEKEKQEKEVDIYASLSDEKAFVFSVALAEINRKILGQTLIL, from the exons ATGTcggcaaataaaacaaagaaagtcaAAATGGCTACTAAATCCTGTCCTGAATGCGACCAACAG ATTCCAGTGGCGTGTAAGTCCTGCCCGTGTGGTTATGTGTTTATTAGCAGAAAACTCCTAAATGCCAAGATAAATGAACGCTCGTCTCCAACCATAGCAG ACAAGCTGGACtctaagaggaggaggacagaacGCATTCGCAGAGACCGGATCGACTCTCCTTTAAGTAGTGACATGGAGAACAGGAGAAGATCCCGGGCCAACAGTCAATCAGATCCAATCCGGAGGGGACGGGGAAGACCAAAAACAGTAGGACTTAAGAaacaagaagaggagaaag AGAAACAGGAGAAGGAAGTGGATATTTACGCCAGTCTTTCTGACGAGAAAGCTTTTGTGTTCTCGGTGGCATTGGCTGAGATCAACCGCAAGATCCTGGGTCAAACACTCATCTTATAG
- the vps35 gene encoding vacuolar protein sorting-associated protein 35 — MPTTQQSPQDEQEKLLDEAVQAVKVQSFQMKRCLDKNKLMDALKHASNMLGELRTSMLSPKSYYELYMAISDELHYLEVYLTDEFAKGRKVADLYELVQYAGNIIPRLYLLITVGVVYVRSFPQSRKDILKDLVEMCRGVQHPLRGLFLRNYLLQCTRNILPDDGEQPEGTEEMTGDINDSIDFVLLNFAEMNKLWVRMQHQGHSRDREKREKERQELRILVGTNLVRLSQLEGVNVEKYKQVVLAGVLEQVVNCRDSLAQEYLMECIIQVFPDEFHLQTLNPFLRSCAELHQHVNVKNIIIALIDRLALFAHREDGPGIPTEIKLFDIFSQQVATVIQSRQDMPSEDVVSLQVSLINLAMKCYPDRVDYVDKVLESTVEIFNKLNLEHIATSSAVSKELTRLLKIPVDTYNNILTVLQLKHFPPLFEYFDYESRKSMSCYVLTNTLDYNTTIVSQEQVDAILNLVSTLIQDQPDQPADDPDPEDFAEEQSLVGRFIHLLHSEDPDQQYLILNTARKHFGAGGNQRIRYTLPPLVFAAYQLAFRYKENSSSDDKWEKKCQKIFSFAHQTISALIKAELAELPLRLFLQGALAAGEIGFENHETVAYEFMSQAFSLYEDEISDSKAQLAAITLIIGTFERMRCFSEENHEPLRTQCALAASKLLKKPDQCRAVSICAHLFWSGRSTEKNGEEIRDGKRVMECLKKALKIANQCMDPSLQVQLFIEILNRYVCFYERENDAVTVQVLNQLIQKIREDLPNLEASEETEQINKHFHNTLEHLRLQRESPESEGPVYEGLVL; from the exons ATG CCGACCACACAGCAGTCTCCTCAGGATGAGCAGGAGAAGCTTCTGGATGAAGCTGTGCAGGCTGTGAAGGTCCAGTCGTTCCAGATGAAGCGATGTCTG GACAAGAACAAGCTGATGGATGCTCTGAAGCATGCCTCTAACATGCTGGGTGAGCTGAGGACCTCCATGCTTTCTCCAAAGAGCTACTATGAGCTCT ATATGGCTATTTCTGATGAACTCCACTACCTAGAGGTTTATCTAACTGATGAGTTTGCCAAAGGACGCAAGGTGGCAGATCTCTATGAGCTGGTCCAGTATGCAGGCAACATCATCCCAAGGCT CTATCTGCTGATCACAGTGGGTGTGGTGTACGTCCGCTCCTTCCCTCAGTCTCGTAAAGACATTCTGAAGGACCTGGTGGAGATGTGTCGCGGTGTGCAGCATCCACTCAGAGGCCTCTTCCTCAGAAACTATCTGTTGCAGTGCACCCGCAACATACTGCCAGATGATGGAGAGCAGCCAGA aggaacagaggagatGACCGGCGATATCAACGACTCCATCGACTTTGTCCTTCTGAACTTTGCGGAAATGAACAAGTTATGGGTCAGAATGCAGCATCAGGGTCACAGCCGAGAtcgagagaagagagaaaaggaaagacaagAGCTGAGGATTCTGGTGGGCACCAACCTAGTTCGCCTTAGCCAGCTGGAGGGTGTCAATGTGGAAAAGTACAAACAG GTTGTTCTTGCTGGAGTTCTGGAGCAGGTTGTGAACTGCAGAGACTCTTTGGCTCAGGAGTATCTAATGGAGTGCATCATTCAG GTGTTCCCTGATGAGTTCCACCTTCAGACTCTGAACCCTTTCCTGCGTTCCTGTGCTGAGCTCCATCAACACGTCAATGTCAAGAACATCATCATAGCCCTCATTGACAG ACTTGCCCTGTTTGCTCATCGAGAAGATGGCCCCGGCATTCCAACTGAGATCAAACTATTCGATATCTTCTCTCAGCAAGTGGCCACTGTCATTCAG tctcGCCAGGACATGCCATCAGAGGACGTGGTCTCTCTTCAGGTTTCTCTCATCAATCTGGCGATGAAGTGCTACCCTGATCGTGTGGACTATGTAGATAAGGTCCTGGAGAGCACTGTGGAGATATTCAACAAGCTAAACTTGGAACA CATAGCGACCAGCAGTGCAGTGTCAAAGGAACTCACCAGACTGTTGAAGATCCCTGTGGACACCTACAACAACATCCTGACAGTGCTACAGCTCAAACACTTCCCTCCGCTCTTCGAGTACTTTGACTATGAGTCACGCAAGAGCATGAGCTGCTACGTGCTGACCAACACACTGGACTACAACACCACCATCGTGTCCCAAGAGCAG GTGGATGCCATCTTGAACTTGGTATCCACACTGATCCAGGACCAGCCAGACCAACCAGCTGATGATCCCGACCCTGAAGACTTTGCTGAGGAGCAGAGCCTCGTGGGTCGTTTCATTCACCTGCTCCACTCTGAAGATCCGGACCAACAGTATCTC ATTCTCAACACAGCACGCAAACACTTTGGTGCGGGTGGAAACCAAAGGATTCGCTACACTCTCCCTCCTCTGGTGTTCGCTGCCTATCAGCTGGCCTTCAGATACAAAGAGAACTCCTCATCG GACGACAAGTGGGAGAAGAAATGTCAAAAGATCTTTTCCTTCGCCCACCAGACCATCAGTGCTCTAATAAAGGCTGAGCTCGCTGAGCTGCCTCTGCGACTCTTCCTGCAGGGGGCACTGGCTGCAGGAGAGATTGGCTTCGAGAACCACGAGACTGTAGCTTATGAGTTCATGTCACAG GCCTTCTCTCTGTATGAGGATGAGATCAGTGACTCCAAAGCCCAGCTGGCAGCCATCACCCTGATCATCGGTACCTTTGAGCGAATGCGGTGTTTCAGCGAGGAAAACCACGAGCCTCTGAGAACTCAGTGTGCGCTGGCTGCCTCCAAGCTGCTGAAGAAACCTGACCAGTGCCGAGCTGTCAGTATCTGTGCACACCTCTTTTGGTCAGGACGCAGCACCGAAAAAAATGGTGAAGAG ATCCGTGATGGTAAACGGGTGATGGAGTGTTTAAAGAAAGCCCTGAAGATCGCCAACCAGTGCATGGACCCATCACTGCAAGTCCAGCTGTTCATTGAAATCCTCAACAGATACGTCTGCTTCTATGAGAGGGAAAATGATGCG GTGACTGTCCAGGTATTGAACCAACTGATCCAAAAGATCAGGGAGGATCTTCCTAACCTGGAGGCGAGTGAGGAAACGGAGCAGATCAACAAACACTTCCACAACACACTCGAGCATCTTCGCCTGCAGAGAGAATCCCCAGAGTCTGAGGGCCCTGTCTATGAGGGCTTGGTCCTTTAA